The proteins below come from a single Tigriopus californicus strain San Diego chromosome 3, Tcal_SD_v2.1, whole genome shotgun sequence genomic window:
- the LOC131878344 gene encoding carnitine O-palmitoyltransferase 1, liver isoform-like yields the protein MAEARQAVGFQFSVTHDGNLNINFDREVLKLIYHAVERGYKKRFARLLNSLHNGIFPFGPYILIGNTLVLTVLHLAGLDFFFGITQTILQGLNFQGVLWLVSCLVSAILGSLLTVSVVRFLLRLLFSYTGWIYMSRDQLRNPPILIKLWMLIIKGLISIRLIGKEISPGHAMLRSYQGALPSLPLPSVQDTISRYLESVTPILSPEELREMKALAEDFKESLGPRLQKYLWIKKLWSDNYVSDWWEEYVYLRGRLPLMINSNYYAVDAIFNQPTTNQSARAANVIHSAFSFRRLLQKQAPAPLMVQQFIPMCSNQYERTFNTTRVPGEVADTLVHYDDSTHVVVAYKGRYYRVGCYHEGRLLDPAEIQYQIRGILNDKIHEDDGERLLGVMTASNRTIWAKFRSDFCCLGVNKNSLKVIDTAAFVVVLDDYDYDYNPEDPSQLNHFGRMMLHGKGHDRWFDKSFCLIVGQNGRVGLNAEHSWADAPVVGHLWEYILVNDSQVLGYDGNGNCKGVVCTPPPSAIKLRWMFPTEAINVMEKSLTIAEAMIDDLDLYILPFFKFGKGAAKKCNLSPDAFIQLSLQLTYFRNAGQFCQTYEACMTRLFRDGRTETVRPCTNEAAAWVRAMDDPNKDNQAKLDLLKLACAKHQKSYQDCMTGKGVDRHLFCLYVVSKYLEEKSPFLEKVLSEPWRLSTSQTAVRGEFLDIRKYPDLISCGGGFGPVADDGYGVSYIIIGEDRIFFHVSSKKSCPTTSSSRFAEMLGQSLTDVKNLFDDSK from the exons ATGGCTGAAGCGCGTCAAGCCGTGGGATTTCAGTTCTCCGTGACCCATGATGGGAACTTGAACATCAATTTTGACCGAGAGGTCTTGAAATTGATCTACCATGCTGTGGAACGTGGTTACAAAAAGCGCTTTGCCCGCCTCCTGAATTCGCTGCATAATGGGATCTTTCCTTTTGGACCGTACATCCTCATTGGGAACACGTTAGTTCTCACGGTGCTCCACCTGGCGGGATTGGATTTCTTCTTTGGCATCACGCAAACCATCCTCCAGGGACTTAACTT CCAAGGAGTTCTTTGGCTAGTGTCCTGCCTCGTTTCAGCAATCCTGGGATCCCTCTTGACTGTGAGTGTGGTTCGATTCCTCTTAAGGCTTTTGTTCTCTTACACGGGGTGGATATACATGAGCCGTGATCAATTGCGAAATCCTCCAATCCTGATCAAATTATGGATGTTGATTATCAAAGGGTTGATCTCGATCAGACTGATTGGGAAGGAAATCAGTCCGGGACATGCCATGTTACGCAGCTATCAAGGAGCCTTACCATCTTTACCTCTTCCATCTGTTCAAGATACCATCTCCAG GTACTTGGAGAGCGTCACGCCAATATTGAGCCCTGAAGAACTCCGAGAGATGAAGGCCTTGGCCGAAGATTTCAAAGAGTCCCTAGGGCCCCGATTACAAAAGTACCTCTGGATTAAGAAGCTCTGGTCTGATAACTATGTCTCGGATTGGTGGGAAGAATATGTTTACCTCAGGGGACGATTGCCTTTAATGATCAATTCTAATTACTACGCTGTCGATGCCATCTTTAATCAACCCACCACCAACCAG TCAGCAAGAGCTGCAAATGTGATCCACTCGGCCTTCTCCTTCCGGCggcttttgcaaaaacaagCACCTGCCCCGCTGATGGTACAACAGTTTATACCCATGTGCAGTAATCAATATGAAAGAACTTTCAACACAACTCGAGTCCCCGGTGAAGTCGCGGATACCCTAGTGCATTACGATGACTCCACGCACGTCGTCGTTGCTTACAAAGGCCGTTATTATCGGGTGGGATGCTACCATGAAGGTCGTCTGCTGGATCCAGCAGAAATTCAATA TCAGATCCGAGGAATATTAAACGATAAGATTCATGAAGATGATGGGGAAAGGTTACTTGGGGTCATGACTGCTTCCAATCGTACGATCTGGGCCAAGTTCAGGTCGGATTTTTGTTGCCTAGGAGTCAATAAGAACTCACTAAAAGTGATTGACACGGCAGCTTTTGTTGTGGTCTTGGatgattatgattatgattatAACCCG GAGGATCCATCCCAATTGAACCACTTTGGCCGAATGATGCTTCATGGGAAGGGCCATGATCGATGGTTTGACAAGTCATTTTGCCTGATTGTGGGACAAAATGGAAGAGTAGGACTCAACGCTGAGCATTCTTG GGCTGATGCTCCAGTTGTTGGGCACTTGTGGGAGTACATACTTGTCAACGACTCACAAGTCTTAGGCTATGATGGCAACGGCAATTGCAAAGGAGTTGTCTGTACTCCACCTCCCAGTGCCATTAAGTTACGATGGATGTTTCCAACGGAGGCCATCAACGTCATGGAAAAGTCACTGACC ATCGCTGAAGCTATGATCGACGACTTGGATTTGTACATCTTGCcgttcttcaaatttggcaaaggCGCGGCCAAGAAATGCAACTTGAGTCCAGATGCTTTCATTCAGTTATCGCTCCAACTGACTTATTTTCGCAATGCCGGACAATTTTGCCAAACATATGAAGCCTGTATGACACGATTGTTCCGTGATGGCCGCACCGAAACCGTCCGACCTTGTACAAATGAGGCTGCTGCTTGGGTTCGAGCCATGGATGATCCCAATAAAGAT AATCAAGCCAAACTTGATCTGCTGAAATTGGCGTGCGCCAAGCATCAAAAGAGTTACCAAGATTGCATGACGGGTAAAGGTGTGGATCGCCATCTGTTTTGTCTCTACGTGGTGTCCAAGTACTTGGAAGAAAAGTCGCCATTCCTTGAG AAAGTGTTAAGTGAGCCGTGGCGGTTGAGCACATCGCAAACTGCGGTCCGCGGGGAATTTCTGGACATTCGGAAATATCCAGACCTGATTTCTTGTGGTGGAGGTTTTGGGCCCGTGGCTGATGACGGATACGGCGTATCTTACATTATCATTGGAGAAGATCGCATCTTTTTCCACGTATcgtcgaaaaaaagttgcccaaCCACT AGCTCAAGCCGCTTTGCTGAAATGTTGGGACAATCTTTGACAGATGTGAAGAATTTGTTCGATGACAGCAAATAA
- the LOC131877690 gene encoding uncharacterized protein LOC131877690 — protein sequence MRVLLISFLVHFAFAQNCQPGPCTRILGLVYNAELDQCAWPDEVGCSLQDLGYNANCNGLGAFDLKPVDFEVNGIPADRTSDQYFLVCVPETTEDDRISERAYSTGEPVPRLLGCPGSYYFDPTIGTCQEP from the exons ATGAGGGTCCTTTTAATCTCATTCCTTGTACATTTTG CTTTTGCCCAAAATTGTCAACCCGGTCCGTGTACCCGGATTTTGGGATTGGTTTACAATGCCGAATTGGACCAATGCGCTTGGCCTGATGAAGTGGGTTGTTCTCTGCAAG ATCTGGGATACAACGCCAATTGCAATGGTTTGGGtgcttttgatttgaagcCAGTGGATTTTGAGGTGAATGGGATCCCTGCGGATCGAACCTCAGACCAATACTTCTTGGTCTGCGTACCGGAAACGACAGAGGATGACCGGATTAGTGAAAGAGCATATTCCACGGGAGAGCCTGTTCCCAGATTACTCGGTTGTCCAGGGAGCTACTACTTTGATCCAACAATAGGGACTTGCCAAGAACCTTAA